A single Curtobacterium sp. MCJR17_020 DNA region contains:
- a CDS encoding PhoH family protein: MVQLLGPQDRLLKTVERQYPGVKVVVRGNEVTLTGPEREVARAKALVDELVGMVKRGQDIGPSDIPMSARILDDDRKPSDTFGTPIVSSRGKSVRPKTDGQRAYVDAIDEHTITFGIGPAGTGKTYLAMAKAVQALQRREVTRIILTRPAVEAGERLGFLPGTLTDKIDPYLRPLYDALNEMMDPELVPKLLAAGTVEVAPLAYMRGRTLNDSFVVLDEAQNTTPEQMKMFLTRLGFGSKMVVTGDITQVDLPGNVSGLRLVTRILGTVEDIHFARLGSEDVVRHTLVGRIVDAYTVYDEERLAEQAGHRPGGRGTAPAGNPDGANRAERRGRPPQDRQRPPYPQNDARGGNR, translated from the coding sequence ATGGTCCAGCTGCTCGGTCCCCAGGACCGGCTCCTGAAGACCGTCGAACGGCAGTACCCGGGCGTCAAGGTCGTCGTCCGCGGCAACGAGGTCACGCTCACCGGACCCGAGCGCGAGGTCGCGCGGGCGAAGGCGCTCGTCGACGAGCTCGTCGGCATGGTCAAGCGCGGGCAGGACATCGGCCCCTCGGACATCCCGATGTCGGCGCGCATCCTCGACGACGACCGCAAGCCGTCCGACACCTTCGGCACGCCGATCGTGTCGAGCCGCGGCAAGTCCGTCCGGCCGAAGACCGACGGGCAGCGCGCGTACGTCGACGCCATCGACGAACACACCATCACGTTCGGGATCGGTCCCGCCGGCACCGGCAAGACCTACCTGGCGATGGCGAAGGCCGTGCAGGCCCTGCAGCGGCGCGAGGTCACCCGCATCATCCTGACCCGTCCAGCGGTCGAGGCCGGCGAGCGGCTCGGGTTCCTGCCGGGCACGCTCACCGACAAGATCGACCCGTACCTGCGGCCGCTCTACGACGCCCTGAACGAGATGATGGACCCCGAGCTGGTCCCGAAGCTGCTCGCTGCGGGCACGGTCGAGGTCGCGCCGCTCGCGTACATGCGCGGCCGGACGCTCAACGACTCGTTCGTCGTCCTCGACGAGGCGCAGAACACGACCCCCGAGCAGATGAAGATGTTCCTGACCCGTCTCGGGTTCGGCTCGAAGATGGTCGTCACGGGTGACATCACCCAGGTCGACCTGCCGGGCAACGTGTCCGGGCTCCGGCTCGTGACGCGCATCCTCGGGACGGTCGAGGACATCCACTTCGCCCGGCTCGGCAGCGAGGACGTCGTGCGGCACACGCTCGTCGGCCGCATCGTCGACGCCTACACCGTCTACGACGAGGAGCGCCTCGCCGAGCAGGCCGGGCACCGTCCCGGTGGCCGGGGAACCGCGCCGGCCGGCAACCCCGACGGCGCCAACCGTGCCGAGCGCCGTGGTCGGCCGCCGCAGGACCGCCAGCGACCCCCGTACCCCCAGAACGACGCCCGAGGAGGCAACCGGTGA
- the ybeY gene encoding rRNA maturation RNase YbeY, producing MSIELNNESGVEVDEAAIQRLAAFALDAMHVHADAELAIVLVDEGAMEQLHVRWMDEPGPTDVLSFPMDELRPGTEEDPTPAGLLGDIVLCPQVAEEQAKTAGHSSTDEMLLLTCHGILHLLGFDHAEPDEKAEMFGLQGEILTAFAAQRRGR from the coding sequence GTGAGCATCGAGCTCAACAACGAGTCCGGGGTCGAGGTGGACGAGGCAGCCATCCAGCGGCTCGCCGCGTTCGCCCTCGACGCGATGCACGTGCACGCGGACGCCGAACTCGCGATCGTCCTGGTCGATGAGGGCGCGATGGAGCAGCTGCACGTGCGGTGGATGGACGAGCCCGGCCCCACCGACGTCCTGAGCTTCCCGATGGACGAACTCCGACCGGGTACCGAAGAGGACCCCACGCCCGCCGGCCTGCTCGGCGACATCGTGCTCTGCCCGCAGGTCGCCGAGGAACAGGCGAAGACCGCCGGGCACTCGAGCACCGACGAGATGCTGCTGCTCACCTGCCACGGCATCCTGCACCTGCTCGGGTTCGACCACGCCGAGCCGGACGAGAAGGCCGAGATGTTCGGGCTGCAGGGCGAGATCCTGACGGCCTTCGCGGCCCAGCGCCGGGGTCGGTAG
- a CDS encoding hemolysin family protein: protein MLVVVGLLAVALGLVVLGGLLAASDAALSVVSRADLDEIARGNKRRRALEAIADDVGAHVNALNFFRVLAETAAAVLVTIALVRAFDSWWVALIVSAAIMTAVSFVLVGSSPRSVGRAHAERLLASTGGLVRAVRIVLGPLAGLLVRIGDRVTPGRGRSASTVSSEEQLLSLVDEATESNVLEDEDRELIHSVFEFSDTLVREVMVPRTDMLTVDGSDTLAAGMEQFLAAGVSRMPVTGKDSDDVLGVLYLRDVSRALYERPGSGSERVTRLLRPAEFVPESKAADDTLRHMQVAKNHLVLVVDEYGGVAGLVTMEDLIEELVGDISDEYDRAVVDRVEVEPGLWRISARLPVDELGDLFGIELDDDDVDTAGGLLTKELGHLAISGDTVTVSGVVLTADRVEGKRRHLITVLAERTDALAGVEDAFDDTTTTTGTPHA from the coding sequence ATGCTCGTCGTCGTCGGTCTGCTCGCGGTCGCGCTCGGGCTCGTCGTGCTCGGCGGGCTCCTCGCCGCGAGCGACGCCGCACTCTCCGTGGTGTCCCGTGCCGACCTCGACGAGATCGCCCGCGGCAACAAGCGTCGTCGTGCGCTCGAGGCGATCGCGGACGACGTCGGCGCGCACGTCAACGCCCTGAACTTCTTCCGCGTGCTCGCCGAGACCGCCGCAGCCGTGCTCGTCACGATCGCCCTGGTGCGGGCGTTCGACAGCTGGTGGGTGGCGCTCATCGTCTCCGCCGCGATCATGACAGCCGTGTCGTTCGTGCTCGTCGGGTCGAGTCCGCGCAGCGTCGGACGGGCGCACGCCGAACGGCTGCTGGCGTCCACCGGCGGCCTGGTCCGTGCCGTCCGGATCGTGCTCGGTCCGCTCGCCGGTCTGCTCGTCCGGATCGGAGACCGCGTCACCCCGGGCCGCGGCCGCAGCGCCTCGACGGTGTCGAGCGAGGAACAACTGCTGTCCCTCGTCGACGAGGCCACCGAGAGCAACGTGCTCGAGGACGAGGACCGCGAGCTCATCCACTCGGTCTTCGAGTTCAGCGACACCCTCGTGCGCGAGGTCATGGTGCCGCGCACCGACATGCTCACCGTCGACGGCTCGGACACGCTCGCCGCGGGCATGGAGCAGTTCCTGGCCGCCGGGGTGTCCCGCATGCCCGTCACCGGCAAGGACAGCGACGACGTCCTCGGCGTCCTGTACCTGCGTGACGTTTCGCGGGCGCTGTACGAGCGTCCGGGGTCCGGCAGCGAGCGGGTCACCCGGCTGCTGCGCCCGGCCGAGTTCGTGCCGGAGTCGAAGGCCGCCGACGACACCCTGCGGCACATGCAGGTCGCGAAGAACCACCTGGTCCTGGTCGTCGACGAGTACGGCGGCGTCGCCGGTCTCGTCACGATGGAGGACCTCATCGAAGAGCTCGTCGGGGACATCTCCGACGAGTACGACCGCGCCGTGGTCGACCGGGTCGAGGTCGAGCCCGGCCTCTGGCGCATCTCGGCCCGACTGCCCGTCGACGAGCTCGGCGACCTGTTCGGCATCGAGCTCGACGACGACGACGTCGACACCGCCGGCGGCCTGCTCACCAAGGAGCTCGGCCACCTGGCGATCTCCGGCGACACCGTCACGGTGTCCGGCGTCGTCTTGACGGCCGACCGGGTCGAGGGCAAACGCCGCCACCTCATCACCGTGCTCGCCGAACGCACCGACGCCCTCGCGGGTGTCGAGGACGCCTTCGACGACACCACCACCACGACGGGAACCCCGCACGCATGA
- the era gene encoding GTPase Era, whose product MTDSDSTPTASGTPYRAGFVSFVGRPNVGKSTLTNALVGQKVAITSSKPQTTRRAIRGIVHRPDGQVIIVDTPGVHRPRTLLGERLNDLVQSTLGDVDVIGFCVPANEPIGPGDRFINDTLDQYPRARKVAIVTKIDRTSKDKVGEQLLAVSRLRDWDSIIPTSGTKGLQLEDLLGEITSLLPESPQLYDSSAVTEETDEERISELIREAALEGVRDELPHSLAVVIEDIVEPDEDDDADGPLRIFANLFVERDSQKAIVIGHKGERLKDVGSRARVEIESLLGGRHVYLNIRVKVAKEWQRDPKQLGRLGF is encoded by the coding sequence ATGACCGACTCCGACTCCACCCCGACCGCCTCGGGCACGCCCTACCGCGCGGGCTTCGTCTCGTTCGTCGGGCGTCCGAACGTGGGCAAGTCCACGCTGACGAACGCGCTCGTGGGCCAGAAGGTCGCGATCACCTCGTCGAAGCCACAGACCACCCGTCGCGCGATCCGCGGCATCGTGCACCGGCCCGACGGCCAGGTCATCATCGTCGACACCCCGGGTGTGCACCGTCCCCGCACCCTGCTCGGTGAGCGGCTCAACGACCTGGTGCAGTCCACCCTCGGTGACGTCGACGTGATCGGGTTCTGCGTCCCCGCCAACGAGCCGATCGGCCCGGGCGACCGCTTCATCAACGACACCCTCGACCAGTACCCGCGGGCCAGGAAGGTCGCGATCGTCACGAAGATCGACCGCACCTCGAAGGACAAGGTGGGCGAGCAGCTGCTGGCCGTCTCCCGGCTCCGCGACTGGGACTCGATCATCCCGACGTCCGGCACGAAGGGGCTGCAGCTCGAGGACCTCCTCGGCGAGATCACCTCGTTGCTGCCGGAGTCGCCCCAGCTGTACGACTCGTCGGCCGTGACCGAGGAGACCGACGAGGAGCGCATCAGCGAACTCATCCGCGAAGCCGCGCTCGAGGGCGTCCGCGACGAACTGCCGCACTCGCTCGCCGTCGTGATCGAGGACATCGTCGAGCCGGACGAGGACGACGACGCCGACGGACCCCTGCGCATCTTCGCGAACCTGTTCGTCGAGCGCGACAGCCAGAAGGCGATCGTCATCGGCCACAAGGGCGAGCGCCTGAAGGACGTCGGCTCCCGTGCCCGCGTCGAGATCGAGTCGCTGCTCGGCGGTCGGCACGTGTACCTCAACATCCGTGTGAAGGTCGCCAAGGAGTGGCAGCGTGACCCCAAGCAGCTCGGACGCCTCGGCTTCTGA
- a CDS encoding histidine kinase, translating to MFRPMLRAQVITDVVIAVVLGSLVLITSARGMDSPLAVVTVVGMTAALALRRLSPGLALAVAWVFAVFEMVTGQMPDLSNAFIAAVLYTTSAYGSRRVRLAGLVSAIVGSVTAALYIGVDDYRNRLTIETASTPFQESVQVTVSYFAVVLLLLLLPWLAGLVVRTRRSASMSREAQLLAERDAARADRAVAVEQERVRIARDMHDIVAHSLAVVIAQADGARYALKADPAVADQALGTISTTARRALGDVRELLGALRHEQGTVPTPEIDDIDRLVGEMRQVGLDVRVEREGDPTGLPTTTQLAVYRIVQESLTNAYKHGEPGTPVHASLTYRPDTVEIAVVNRRADDGTRGPGTGHGLVGMRERATMTGGTMTAGVRGPDFEVAVRMPAVPASGQMPRGRISPTAESTPAPTASPTEQERTAR from the coding sequence GTGTTCCGTCCCATGCTGCGCGCGCAGGTCATCACCGACGTCGTCATCGCCGTGGTGCTCGGCTCGCTCGTGCTGATCACCTCGGCGCGGGGCATGGACTCCCCGCTCGCGGTCGTCACGGTCGTCGGCATGACCGCTGCCCTCGCGCTCCGACGGCTGTCGCCCGGCCTCGCACTGGCCGTCGCCTGGGTGTTCGCGGTCTTCGAGATGGTCACAGGCCAGATGCCCGACCTGTCGAACGCCTTCATCGCCGCGGTGCTCTACACGACGAGCGCCTACGGCAGTCGGCGGGTGCGGCTGGCCGGGCTCGTCTCGGCCATCGTCGGGTCCGTCACCGCGGCGCTCTACATCGGCGTCGACGACTACCGGAACCGGTTGACGATCGAGACCGCGTCGACGCCGTTCCAGGAGTCGGTGCAGGTCACGGTCTCGTACTTCGCCGTCGTCCTGCTCCTGCTGCTGCTGCCGTGGTTGGCCGGACTCGTGGTCCGCACCCGGCGGTCGGCGAGCATGAGCCGGGAGGCCCAGCTGCTCGCCGAACGCGACGCCGCCCGTGCCGACCGAGCGGTCGCGGTCGAACAGGAACGCGTGCGCATCGCCCGCGACATGCACGACATCGTCGCGCACTCGCTCGCGGTCGTCATCGCCCAGGCGGACGGAGCCCGCTACGCGCTGAAGGCGGACCCCGCCGTCGCCGACCAGGCCCTCGGCACCATCTCGACCACCGCACGCCGGGCCCTCGGCGACGTCCGCGAGCTCCTCGGTGCGCTGCGGCACGAGCAGGGGACCGTCCCGACGCCGGAGATCGACGACATCGACCGGCTCGTCGGCGAGATGCGCCAGGTCGGCCTCGACGTCCGGGTCGAGCGCGAGGGCGATCCGACCGGCCTCCCCACCACGACGCAGCTCGCGGTGTACCGGATCGTGCAGGAGAGCCTGACGAACGCCTACAAGCACGGTGAGCCCGGCACCCCGGTCCACGCATCACTGACCTACCGCCCGGACACCGTCGAGATCGCGGTGGTGAACCGCCGCGCCGACGACGGCACCCGGGGTCCCGGCACCGGGCACGGCCTGGTCGGCATGCGCGAGCGTGCCACCATGACCGGCGGCACGATGACCGCCGGGGTCCGCGGCCCCGACTTCGAGGTCGCCGTCCGCATGCCCGCCGTCCCCGCCAGCGGGCAGATGCCCCGCGGACGCATCAGCCCGACCGCCGAGTCGACCCCCGCCCCGACCGCCAGTCCGACCGAGCAGGAGCGCACCGCCCGATGA
- a CDS encoding response regulator transcription factor, which yields MTTTPPADGRIRVALVDDQALFRTGIRMLIGSQPDLHFVGEAGDGAEGVELVRRTRPDVVLMDVRMPVMDGITATAHIVEQAGTDGAKVLVLTTFDFDEAAAKAIRAGASGFVLKDADPEFLLAAVRTVHAGTAVFAASATRELLRRYDDSVEQAATVPATFDDLTPREREIFDLAARGFSNSEIAQHEYVSEATVKTHISRVLTKLGLRDRVRLVVFAHEHGLVSKAD from the coding sequence ATGACCACCACCCCGCCGGCCGACGGCCGGATCCGCGTCGCCCTCGTCGACGACCAGGCACTCTTCCGCACCGGCATCCGGATGCTCATCGGCTCCCAGCCCGATCTGCACTTCGTGGGCGAGGCGGGCGACGGTGCCGAGGGCGTCGAACTCGTCCGGCGCACCCGACCGGACGTCGTGCTCATGGACGTCCGGATGCCCGTGATGGACGGCATCACGGCGACCGCGCACATCGTCGAGCAGGCCGGCACCGACGGCGCGAAGGTGCTCGTGCTCACCACGTTCGACTTCGACGAGGCCGCGGCGAAGGCCATCCGAGCCGGGGCGAGCGGCTTCGTGCTGAAGGACGCCGACCCCGAGTTCCTGCTCGCCGCCGTGCGGACCGTGCACGCCGGCACCGCGGTCTTCGCGGCCTCGGCGACGCGGGAGCTCCTGCGGCGCTACGACGACTCCGTCGAGCAGGCCGCGACCGTACCGGCGACGTTCGACGACCTCACCCCGCGCGAGCGCGAGATCTTCGACCTGGCGGCCCGCGGCTTCAGCAACAGCGAGATCGCGCAGCACGAGTACGTCAGCGAGGCGACCGTGAAGACCCACATCTCGCGGGTCCTGACGAAGCTCGGACTCCGCGACCGCGTGCGCCTCGTCGTGTTCGCGCACGAGCACGGGCTGGTGAGCAAGGCCGACTGA
- a CDS encoding ABC transporter ATP-binding protein, producing MTTSHAPIIRLDHVSKHYGDAARRVTALDDVSVDIGAGEFTAVMGPSGSGKSTLMHVAAGLDAVSAGRIEIDGVDITGLGDKDLTELRRRRLGFVFQSFNLVPTLDVSENIRLPFLLGGHKPSKDESAWIDRLVDQLGLGNRLSHRPHQLSGGQQQRVAIARALASRPAVVVADEPTGALDSRTGRDVLAILRGAVQEWGQSVVMVTHDPVAAANADRILFLADGRVVADRPAMDAGAISTTMLGMEAAA from the coding sequence ATGACCACCAGCCACGCTCCGATCATCCGACTCGACCACGTGTCCAAGCACTACGGCGACGCCGCGCGCCGGGTGACGGCACTCGACGACGTCAGCGTCGACATCGGCGCGGGGGAGTTCACCGCCGTGATGGGGCCGTCCGGGTCCGGCAAGTCGACCCTCATGCACGTCGCCGCGGGCCTCGACGCGGTGTCCGCGGGCCGCATCGAGATCGACGGGGTCGACATCACGGGGCTCGGCGACAAGGACCTGACCGAGCTCCGGCGCCGCCGGCTCGGGTTCGTGTTCCAGTCGTTCAACCTGGTGCCGACGCTCGACGTCAGCGAGAACATCCGGCTGCCGTTCCTGCTCGGCGGGCACAAGCCGTCGAAGGACGAGAGCGCGTGGATCGACCGCCTGGTCGACCAGCTCGGACTCGGCAACCGGCTGTCGCACCGGCCGCACCAGCTGTCGGGCGGGCAGCAGCAGCGCGTCGCCATCGCCCGGGCGCTCGCCTCGCGGCCCGCAGTCGTGGTCGCCGACGAGCCGACCGGTGCCCTCGACTCGCGCACCGGCCGTGACGTGCTCGCGATCCTGCGCGGGGCCGTGCAGGAGTGGGGCCAGAGCGTCGTCATGGTGACGCACGACCCCGTCGCCGCCGCCAACGCCGACCGGATCCTGTTCCTCGCCGACGGCCGGGTCGTCGCCGACCGCCCGGCGATGGACGCCGGCGCGATCTCCACCACGATGCTGGGGATGGAGGCGGCAGCGTGA
- a CDS encoding ABC transporter permease, giving the protein MNGVRSFAPTVLVAALGTTFGSALVIAPGIVTEALGAAGLADLGPVRAILSVVGWLFLGIALYVGAIVTANTCATLIAGQTRIIALQRLVGATGATLRARITRTGLVVGVLGGLIGAVVGTGLSAVFVVVLRGNGFLPDTDYTLLPWELVLPVVAVVLATWGAFAAGSRRVLTVTPLEALSSSVEPSHDDVRSGTARKVWAIVLMAGGAALMLIGLAVSASSPIAVLPAALGGFVSFAGVAVGATIVMPPVLQLIGRIGSHDPVVLLAGRNAMRAPGRSSRATIGLVIGVTLLVTFAVALGIMQHVLEAQLEGMGQGQTTTEMVQAQRDFFVQLNAVVSVIVGFSAVIAAVGVVNALALGVLQRRRELGLLRVLGLTGAQVRRMIVTEAVQMVVAAVASGLVLGTFYGWVGGQTLLGSLGTPVTPVLPPLTIGIVVVGALVLAVVATIAPVRRAMRVPPTEALAVD; this is encoded by the coding sequence GTGAACGGCGTCCGTTCCTTCGCCCCCACCGTGCTGGTCGCGGCGCTCGGCACCACGTTCGGCTCAGCACTCGTCATCGCCCCGGGCATCGTGACCGAGGCGCTCGGCGCCGCCGGGCTCGCCGACCTCGGGCCGGTCAGGGCGATCCTGTCCGTCGTCGGGTGGCTGTTCCTCGGCATCGCGCTGTACGTCGGCGCGATCGTCACCGCCAACACCTGCGCGACCCTCATCGCCGGGCAGACCCGCATCATCGCGCTGCAGCGACTCGTCGGTGCCACCGGCGCCACGCTCCGGGCCCGGATCACCCGGACCGGACTGGTCGTCGGGGTGCTCGGCGGACTGATCGGGGCCGTCGTGGGCACCGGGCTGTCCGCGGTGTTCGTGGTCGTCCTGCGCGGCAACGGGTTCCTGCCCGACACCGACTACACGCTCCTGCCGTGGGAGCTCGTGCTGCCCGTCGTGGCCGTGGTCCTGGCGACCTGGGGGGCCTTCGCCGCGGGCTCCCGCCGGGTGCTGACCGTCACTCCGCTCGAGGCGCTGTCCTCGAGCGTCGAACCGAGCCACGACGACGTCCGCTCCGGCACCGCCCGCAAGGTCTGGGCCATCGTGCTCATGGCCGGCGGCGCGGCGCTCATGCTCATCGGGCTCGCGGTCAGCGCGAGCTCGCCGATCGCGGTGCTGCCGGCTGCCCTCGGCGGGTTCGTGTCGTTCGCCGGCGTCGCCGTCGGAGCGACCATCGTGATGCCGCCGGTGCTGCAGCTCATCGGCCGGATCGGCTCGCACGACCCCGTCGTCCTGCTCGCCGGCCGCAACGCCATGCGTGCACCGGGCCGGTCCTCGCGGGCGACGATCGGGCTCGTCATCGGCGTCACCCTGCTCGTCACCTTCGCCGTCGCACTGGGGATCATGCAGCACGTGCTCGAGGCCCAGCTCGAGGGCATGGGGCAGGGCCAGACGACGACCGAGATGGTGCAGGCGCAGCGCGACTTCTTCGTGCAGCTGAACGCCGTCGTCAGCGTCATCGTCGGGTTCTCGGCCGTGATCGCCGCCGTCGGGGTCGTCAACGCACTGGCACTCGGGGTCCTGCAGCGCCGACGCGAACTCGGGCTGCTGCGGGTGCTCGGTCTCACCGGGGCGCAGGTGCGCCGGATGATCGTGACCGAGGCCGTCCAGATGGTCGTCGCGGCCGTCGCCTCGGGGCTCGTGCTCGGCACCTTCTACGGCTGGGTCGGCGGGCAGACGCTGCTCGGGTCGCTCGGCACCCCGGTCACGCCCGTGCTGCCGCCGCTCACCATCGGGATCGTGGTCGTCGGGGCGCTCGTGCTCGCGGTCGTCGCGACCATCGCGCCGGTGCGGCGCGCGATGCGCGTGCCCCCGACCGAGGCGCTCGCGGTCGACTGA